The following proteins are encoded in a genomic region of Haloarcula salinisoli:
- the tenA gene encoding thiaminase II, whose protein sequence is MSFTDELADIGDPIWDAIVAHPMVEQLGEGTLDESPFRYWVRQDYVYLVEYARVFALGAANAPDLQRMGTFAELLDSTINTEMDLHRSYAAEFGISEAELAATDPSPTTQAYTDFLVRIAATGSFGDLVAALLPCMWGFNETATRLDATGRPDHEGYSEWIAMYAGEEFTELTEWCKELMDDVAADATAAERERYRDIFETSARYEYRFWDAAWREEGWGI, encoded by the coding sequence ATGAGCTTCACCGACGAACTGGCCGACATCGGCGACCCCATCTGGGACGCTATCGTCGCCCACCCGATGGTCGAACAGCTCGGCGAGGGCACCCTCGACGAATCGCCGTTTCGCTACTGGGTCCGGCAGGACTACGTCTACCTCGTCGAGTACGCCCGCGTGTTCGCATTGGGCGCGGCCAACGCACCTGACCTCCAGCGGATGGGCACCTTCGCCGAACTGCTGGACAGCACTATCAACACCGAGATGGACCTCCACCGCTCCTACGCCGCCGAGTTCGGTATCAGCGAAGCGGAACTGGCAGCCACCGACCCCTCGCCTACCACACAGGCGTACACGGACTTCCTGGTCCGTATCGCGGCGACTGGCAGCTTCGGCGACCTCGTCGCCGCCCTGCTGCCGTGTATGTGGGGGTTCAACGAGACCGCAACGCGTCTGGACGCTACCGGCCGCCCCGACCACGAAGGGTACAGCGAGTGGATAGCGATGTACGCCGGCGAGGAGTTCACCGAACTCACTGAGTGGTGCAAGGAGTTGATGGACGACGTGGCCGCCGACGCCACCGCGGCCGAACGCGAGCGCTACCGCGATATCTTCGAGACCTCCGCCCGCTACGAGTACCGCTTCTGGGACGCCGCCTGGCGCGAGGAGGGGTGGGGAATATGA
- a CDS encoding thiamine-phosphate synthase family protein: MSLRLPSEIVVEDVLPTLRALLARELATHGLTQEEVAGHLGVTQAAVSTYVSGEPELEPRIADHPRTQATVESVAVGLESGEMDGYDALAAVLELVRAFEDRGPICELHEEAMPGLEGLGCDLCVRGANPELRTERAVLDDVREAARVLATSPGVAAAIPNVGTNVGTALPGAADVADVAAIPGRIYEMGGSVEVPANPEFGASEHVATTILAAMAVDGERRGAVNLATDDALLSAAGARGLDRMEFEAGYEDRGERLTEQFAEHGAVPDVLYHRGAFGIEPITYVLGETGAEAARLAAELVGDAAEA; this comes from the coding sequence ATGTCGCTCCGGCTGCCCAGCGAGATCGTCGTCGAGGACGTGTTGCCGACACTGCGTGCCCTGCTCGCCCGCGAACTCGCCACCCACGGGCTGACCCAGGAGGAAGTGGCCGGCCACCTCGGCGTGACGCAGGCGGCCGTCTCGACCTACGTCAGCGGCGAGCCGGAGCTGGAGCCCCGAATCGCCGACCACCCCCGTACCCAGGCGACCGTCGAGTCGGTCGCGGTGGGGCTAGAAAGCGGCGAAATGGACGGCTACGACGCGCTGGCGGCCGTGTTGGAGCTGGTGCGGGCCTTCGAGGACCGCGGCCCGATCTGTGAGCTCCACGAGGAGGCGATGCCCGGGCTGGAGGGACTGGGCTGTGACCTCTGTGTCCGGGGCGCGAACCCCGAGCTCCGGACCGAGCGCGCCGTACTGGACGACGTCCGCGAGGCCGCCCGAGTGCTGGCGACGAGTCCCGGTGTCGCCGCGGCCATCCCGAACGTCGGCACCAACGTCGGTACCGCGCTCCCCGGCGCGGCGGACGTGGCAGACGTGGCGGCCATCCCGGGTCGCATCTACGAGATGGGCGGGAGCGTCGAAGTACCCGCCAACCCCGAGTTCGGGGCCTCCGAACACGTCGCGACCACGATTCTGGCGGCGATGGCGGTCGACGGGGAACGCCGGGGCGCGGTCAACCTCGCGACCGACGACGCCTTGCTTTCGGCGGCCGGAGCGCGCGGTCTCGACCGGATGGAGTTCGAGGCGGGTTACGAGGACCGCGGCGAGCGGCTCACCGAACAGTTCGCGGAGCACGGCGCTGTCCCGGACGTGCTCTACCATCGGGGCGCGTTCGGCATCGAACCCATCACCTACGTCCTGGGCGAGACGGGCGCCGAGGCCGCCCGGCTGGCGGCCGAACTGGTCGGGGACGCGGCCGAGGCGTAG
- a CDS encoding 30S ribosomal protein S6e, producing the protein MAEFTVAVSDPESGHTYQVEVDGQDANRFIGRELGDEVDGGAVGLDGYTLELTGGSDTAGRPMRPDVRGVATKSIMSDGGVGYEPTTDGERKRITIRGREVSDETRQINAKIVGRGSDDVDELLGADE; encoded by the coding sequence ATGGCTGAATTCACGGTCGCCGTCTCCGATCCGGAGAGCGGCCACACGTATCAGGTCGAGGTCGACGGACAGGACGCCAATCGCTTCATCGGTCGCGAGCTCGGCGACGAGGTCGACGGCGGCGCCGTCGGTCTCGACGGCTACACGCTCGAACTGACCGGTGGCTCCGACACGGCGGGCCGACCGATGCGCCCGGACGTCCGCGGTGTCGCCACCAAGTCCATCATGTCCGACGGCGGTGTCGGCTACGAACCGACCACGGACGGCGAGCGCAAACGCATCACCATCCGCGGCCGCGAGGTCAGCGACGAGACCCGCCAGATCAACGCGAAAATCGTCGGGCGCGGCAGCGACGACGTCGACGAGCTGCTCGGCGCCGACGAGTGA
- a CDS encoding lysine N(6)-hydroxylase/L-ornithine N(5)-oxygenase family protein, with protein sequence MSEVHDVLGVGIGPFNLGLAALLDGVEDDVDAAFLEREPEFNWHEGMLLDGATLEVPFLADLVTLADPTNPHSYLNYLRETGRIYEFYFYETFQTPRNEYNDYLQWVTERLDSCRFSREVTAVEWDDDGEQFVVTARDPRTGERSDHRARNLSLGIGSRPQIPEPLQGHPDEDVFHTATYRHRREPVLEADSVTVVGSGQSAAEVFQDLLERQADNEYRLDWLTRSKGFFPMEYSKLGLQHFTPEYERYVYDLPQERKDDLIPNQDLLYKGVDPGTSAEIYDLLYRRSIGDREPDVGLFAMTEVADIEAVGDRYALDCHQWQAEESFVHESEIVILGTGYERPVPDFLDPLSDHINWDEQGRFEVTADHRLDIDVAGDVFLQNAELHTHGVGVPDLGLGCDRNATFANRLLGRERYPEDTDTVFQDFAVEQFVDHAPGASRPEPEQPPTPTQDD encoded by the coding sequence ATGAGTGAGGTCCACGACGTGCTCGGCGTCGGCATCGGCCCGTTCAACCTCGGGCTCGCGGCGCTGCTCGATGGCGTCGAGGACGACGTCGACGCGGCGTTCCTCGAACGGGAGCCCGAGTTCAACTGGCACGAGGGGATGTTGCTCGACGGGGCGACCCTCGAGGTCCCCTTCCTCGCGGACCTCGTGACGCTCGCTGACCCGACCAACCCCCACAGCTACCTGAACTACCTCCGGGAGACCGGTCGCATCTACGAGTTCTACTTCTACGAGACGTTCCAGACGCCCCGCAACGAGTACAACGACTACCTCCAGTGGGTCACCGAGCGCCTCGACAGCTGTCGGTTCAGCCGCGAGGTGACGGCCGTCGAGTGGGACGACGACGGCGAGCAGTTCGTCGTCACCGCCCGGGACCCACGGACCGGCGAACGGTCCGACCACCGCGCCCGGAACCTCTCGCTTGGCATCGGCTCGCGGCCCCAGATTCCCGAGCCGTTGCAGGGCCACCCCGACGAGGACGTGTTCCACACCGCCACGTACCGGCACAGGCGCGAGCCCGTCCTCGAGGCCGACTCCGTGACCGTCGTCGGCTCGGGCCAGAGCGCCGCAGAGGTGTTCCAGGACCTGCTGGAACGGCAGGCCGATAACGAATACCGGCTGGACTGGCTCACCCGCTCCAAGGGGTTCTTCCCGATGGAGTACTCCAAACTCGGCCTCCAGCACTTCACGCCCGAATACGAGCGCTACGTCTACGACCTCCCCCAGGAGCGCAAGGACGACCTCATCCCGAACCAGGACCTCCTCTACAAGGGGGTCGACCCCGGGACCAGCGCCGAGATATACGACCTGCTGTACCGCCGGTCCATCGGCGACCGCGAGCCCGACGTCGGGCTGTTCGCGATGACGGAGGTCGCCGACATCGAGGCCGTCGGTGACCGGTACGCGCTGGACTGCCACCAGTGGCAGGCCGAGGAGTCGTTCGTCCACGAGAGCGAGATCGTCATACTCGGGACCGGCTACGAACGCCCGGTCCCCGATTTCCTCGACCCGCTTTCCGACCACATCAACTGGGACGAACAGGGGCGGTTCGAGGTGACGGCGGACCACCGCCTCGATATCGACGTCGCCGGGGACGTGTTCCTCCAGAACGCCGAACTCCACACCCACGGCGTCGGCGTCCCCGACCTCGGGCTGGGCTGTGACCGGAACGCCACCTTCGCCAACCGGCTGCTCGGCCGGGAGCGCTATCCCGAGGACACGGACACCGTCTTCCAGGATTTCGCCGTCGAACAGTTCGTCGACCACGCGCCCGGGGCCTCGCGTCCCGAGCCGGAGCAGCCGCCGACACCGACACAGGACGACTAA
- a CDS encoding DUF7112 family protein, whose amino-acid sequence MSERVPSDHDAVDTHRVAIEAVGRTGRPRVVLPDAVGLDDGDVVTLALDGDDYEARVETSLDGDRVLTHVTDNRRLARERDGENRLAEWVADATVSVGGSAHFDVVTEDHQYGLRTPGKRVVYTATEAPDSSLSDIASDIDG is encoded by the coding sequence ATGAGCGAGCGCGTCCCCAGTGACCACGACGCGGTCGACACCCATCGTGTCGCCATCGAGGCCGTCGGCCGCACCGGCCGTCCGCGCGTCGTGCTTCCCGACGCTGTCGGGCTGGACGACGGCGACGTCGTCACGCTCGCACTCGACGGCGACGACTACGAGGCCCGCGTCGAGACCAGCCTCGACGGCGACCGCGTCCTCACGCACGTCACCGACAACCGCCGGCTGGCCCGCGAGCGCGACGGTGAGAACCGCCTCGCCGAGTGGGTCGCCGACGCCACGGTCTCGGTCGGCGGGTCGGCCCACTTCGACGTCGTCACCGAAGACCACCAGTACGGCCTGCGAACGCCCGGGAAACGCGTCGTCTACACCGCGACCGAAGCCCCGGACTCCTCGCTTTCGGACATCGCGAGCGACATCGACGGCTGA
- a CDS encoding sodium:solute symporter family transporter produces MVDSTLALGLTVVTMVAFAALGIWNTRRQDRSTDDFLTARNSMGPGRTTATLVASSMGVWILLSAPEAGAGFGIAAAIGYGIGTAVPMFVYSKVGPRVRELLPEGHSLTEYAHARYGSTMYGFVVLVSALYMFVFVAAELTGIAAALSLVAGVPQWQTAVLVGGFVLCYTGYGGLRATIVTDTVQAILVVPLLAIVAGGVVFAVGGPTEAVSGVASTSPALLDPTNAAGLQFGLALAFAIFGAEMINQTWWQRVYAGRDSETVAGGFRNATVLNGAIVVVAALLGTIAVGQGGVVTDVTSAAYNADVAFFVLVESAFGETILLGVVLLALLLVVSSVDSLFSALASLVTADLPRLLADPDDRTLRLGARLLTLVVAVAAIYVSLRARSVLRLFFFADLLGAAVAVPLVYGLYSRRLTGRGALASSLAGLAVGLAFFPDFRGVITAVPFVGDLLPAADPLYLTAFGGAVVVSTLGTLVAARVSSTTFDFDRLADARTVTMADGGEESSD; encoded by the coding sequence ATGGTCGACAGCACGCTCGCGCTCGGGCTGACCGTGGTCACGATGGTGGCCTTCGCTGCGCTGGGTATCTGGAACACCCGGCGCCAGGACCGCTCGACCGACGACTTCCTAACCGCCCGCAACTCGATGGGGCCGGGTCGGACCACGGCGACGCTGGTCGCCTCGTCGATGGGCGTCTGGATACTGCTGTCGGCGCCGGAGGCCGGCGCCGGCTTCGGTATCGCCGCTGCCATCGGCTACGGTATCGGGACCGCTGTGCCGATGTTCGTCTACTCGAAAGTCGGCCCCCGCGTGCGCGAACTGCTCCCTGAGGGCCACTCTCTGACGGAGTACGCCCACGCCCGCTACGGGTCGACGATGTACGGTTTCGTCGTCCTCGTCTCGGCGCTGTACATGTTCGTCTTCGTCGCCGCCGAACTCACCGGTATCGCGGCCGCGCTCTCGCTGGTCGCCGGCGTCCCCCAGTGGCAGACCGCCGTCCTGGTGGGCGGGTTCGTCCTCTGCTATACGGGCTACGGTGGACTCCGGGCCACCATCGTCACCGACACTGTCCAGGCCATCCTCGTGGTCCCGCTGCTGGCCATCGTCGCCGGCGGGGTGGTCTTCGCCGTGGGCGGGCCGACCGAGGCGGTCTCGGGCGTCGCGTCGACCAGCCCCGCGCTGCTCGACCCCACCAACGCCGCGGGGCTCCAGTTCGGCCTCGCGCTCGCCTTTGCCATCTTCGGGGCGGAGATGATAAACCAGACCTGGTGGCAGCGCGTCTACGCGGGCCGGGACAGTGAGACCGTCGCGGGCGGCTTCCGCAACGCGACGGTGCTCAACGGCGCCATCGTGGTCGTCGCGGCCCTGCTCGGAACCATCGCCGTCGGCCAGGGCGGCGTCGTCACCGACGTGACCAGTGCAGCCTACAACGCCGACGTGGCCTTCTTCGTCCTCGTCGAGAGCGCCTTCGGCGAGACCATCCTGCTCGGCGTGGTGCTGCTCGCACTCCTGCTCGTCGTCAGCTCCGTCGACTCCCTCTTTTCGGCGCTGGCCAGTCTGGTCACCGCGGACCTCCCCCGACTGCTCGCCGACCCCGACGACCGCACGCTCCGACTGGGCGCGCGCCTCCTGACGCTCGTCGTGGCCGTTGCCGCCATCTACGTCAGCCTGCGGGCTCGCAGCGTTCTCCGCCTCTTTTTCTTTGCTGACCTGCTGGGCGCCGCCGTCGCCGTTCCGCTCGTCTACGGGCTCTATTCGCGCCGGCTCACCGGCCGCGGCGCGCTGGCCAGTAGCCTCGCCGGGCTCGCCGTCGGGCTGGCCTTCTTCCCGGACTTCCGCGGGGTCATCACCGCCGTCCCGTTCGTGGGCGACCTGCTACCCGCTGCGGACCCGCTGTATCTGACCGCCTTCGGCGGCGCCGTCGTCGTCTCGACGCTCGGGACGCTCGTCGCCGCTCGGGTATCCTCGACCACCTTCGACTTCGACCGCCTCGCCGACGCCCGGACCGTCACGATGGCCGACGGCGGCGAGGAGTCCAGCGACTGA
- a CDS encoding IucA/IucC family protein translates to MNPHDTQLHEALDDDVWTTVQTRLLTKMVEEFSYEEILTPRMVDAGAERSQYRFDLGEASYRFEATERLLDSLSVDGDTVQRQTDDGWAPVSDPTTLLRDVGESTELDGLTEGNLLREFKKTLLADAHIEARRRDREDFDPLDLDYATLEGEMTGHPWITYNKGRLGWGYDDYRDYAPEQKEPVRLSWVAVRKSKATFAGTDDVSHDSLVQHELGRLYDAFRDRLRGKGLDPDAYYFMPVHDWQWDNSIVPMFPGDIAADDIVPLGTGADEYLPQQSVRTFVNLDNDEKHHVKVPMRIHNTLVWRGLPGERTEVAPAVTEYIHGIYEDDQFLQEEGLILPGEIAGINYDHGDFTDVDGSPYQFHELLGAIWRESIYTFLEDDERAITLASLLHVDGEGRPYISRLIESSGLDTDAWVAAFFDTVLPPLLHFLYRYGTVFSPHGQNTILVVEDGVPTRLAVKDFVDDVNVSDQPLPELDALPAELDGVLRTEPPEGLCQFIFCGLFVCVLRYVADILATHEGYPETEFWGHARATIHDYQATFPELEDRFDLFDLFQPEFTKLTLNRNRLFESGYGDAPVRPHAATHGTVPNPLVEVAPDRAVNAPAAADD, encoded by the coding sequence ATGAATCCACACGATACACAGCTACACGAGGCGCTCGACGACGACGTCTGGACGACCGTCCAGACCCGCCTCCTGACGAAGATGGTCGAGGAGTTCAGCTACGAGGAGATACTCACCCCCCGGATGGTCGACGCCGGCGCGGAGCGGTCCCAGTACCGGTTCGACCTCGGCGAGGCGAGCTACCGGTTCGAGGCGACCGAACGCCTGCTCGACAGTCTCTCCGTCGACGGCGACACCGTTCAGCGACAGACCGACGACGGGTGGGCGCCGGTCTCGGACCCGACCACACTGCTCCGGGACGTCGGCGAGTCGACCGAGCTCGACGGCCTCACCGAGGGGAACCTCCTCCGGGAGTTCAAGAAGACGCTGCTGGCCGACGCCCACATCGAGGCCCGCCGGCGCGACCGCGAGGACTTCGACCCGCTCGACCTGGACTACGCCACCCTCGAAGGCGAGATGACCGGCCACCCGTGGATAACCTACAACAAGGGCCGGCTGGGCTGGGGGTACGACGACTACCGGGACTACGCCCCCGAACAGAAGGAGCCGGTCCGTCTCTCCTGGGTCGCCGTCCGGAAGTCGAAGGCCACGTTCGCGGGCACCGACGACGTCTCCCACGACTCGCTCGTCCAGCACGAACTGGGCAGGCTCTACGACGCCTTCCGTGACCGGCTCAGGGGCAAGGGGCTCGACCCCGACGCCTACTACTTCATGCCGGTCCACGACTGGCAGTGGGACAACAGCATCGTCCCCATGTTCCCGGGCGACATCGCGGCCGACGACATCGTCCCGCTGGGGACCGGGGCCGACGAGTACCTCCCCCAGCAGTCGGTCCGGACCTTCGTCAATCTCGACAACGACGAGAAACACCACGTGAAGGTGCCGATGCGCATCCACAACACGCTCGTCTGGCGGGGCCTGCCTGGCGAGCGGACGGAGGTCGCACCGGCCGTCACGGAGTACATCCACGGCATCTACGAGGACGACCAGTTCCTCCAGGAGGAGGGTCTCATTCTCCCGGGCGAGATAGCGGGTATCAACTACGACCACGGTGACTTCACCGACGTCGACGGCTCGCCGTACCAGTTCCACGAGCTGCTGGGCGCTATCTGGCGCGAGTCGATATACACCTTCCTCGAGGACGACGAGCGGGCGATAACGCTCGCCTCGCTGCTGCACGTCGACGGGGAGGGCCGGCCATACATCTCACGGCTCATCGAGTCCTCGGGGCTCGACACTGACGCGTGGGTGGCCGCCTTCTTCGATACGGTCCTCCCGCCGCTGTTGCATTTTCTCTATCGCTACGGGACGGTGTTCTCCCCGCACGGCCAGAACACCATCCTCGTCGTCGAGGACGGGGTCCCCACGCGGCTGGCCGTCAAGGACTTCGTCGACGACGTGAACGTCAGCGACCAGCCCCTGCCCGAACTGGACGCGCTGCCGGCGGAACTGGACGGGGTGCTCCGGACGGAGCCCCCGGAGGGGCTCTGTCAGTTCATCTTCTGTGGGCTGTTCGTCTGTGTCCTGCGCTACGTCGCGGACATCCTCGCGACCCACGAAGGGTATCCCGAGACCGAGTTCTGGGGGCACGCGAGAGCGACGATTCACGACTACCAGGCGACCTTCCCCGAACTGGAAGACCGCTTTGACCTGTTCGACCTGTTCCAGCCGGAGTTCACCAAGCTGACGCTGAACCGGAATCGGCTGTTCGAGTCGGGGTACGGTGACGCCCCGGTGCGGCCCCACGCCGCGACCCACGGCACCGTCCCGAACCCGCTCGTCGAGGTCGCGCCCGACCGTGCGGTGAACGCGCCGGCCGCGGCCGACGACTAG
- a CDS encoding GIDE domain-containing protein, which produces MAELVPAAAMAAFALASGYATLTVYREQQAIAETATTTVDSLTPGQVKLEGRVDAESTVQSPITGAEGVVVDWEVKGEMDDDETDSDERLAGGQRTGEFRLTDGTGSVRIDPPYGAELTASDENTHVDRRHNPTLESLEAVDEGVRDGDDDRGDGTIMVSKAREYDEVTLRHEILQPNDDLTVVGTAQRTDDGMVVGGGDGSFVLSDMSEGELVAEFRKKLVLLGAATAVFLVGVVYFLAFA; this is translated from the coding sequence ATGGCGGAACTGGTCCCTGCGGCCGCGATGGCAGCGTTCGCGCTCGCGAGCGGGTACGCGACGCTGACGGTGTACCGGGAGCAACAGGCTATCGCGGAGACGGCGACCACGACGGTCGACAGTCTGACGCCGGGGCAGGTCAAACTCGAAGGGCGGGTCGACGCCGAGTCGACCGTGCAGTCACCGATAACCGGCGCGGAGGGCGTAGTCGTCGACTGGGAGGTAAAAGGCGAGATGGACGACGACGAGACCGACAGTGACGAGCGCCTCGCAGGCGGACAGCGGACGGGGGAGTTTCGTCTGACCGACGGGACCGGGTCGGTCCGAATCGACCCGCCCTACGGCGCCGAGCTGACTGCCTCGGACGAGAACACGCACGTCGACCGGCGGCACAATCCGACGCTGGAGAGCCTCGAGGCGGTCGACGAGGGCGTCCGCGACGGTGACGACGATCGCGGTGACGGTACCATCATGGTCAGTAAGGCACGGGAGTACGACGAGGTGACGCTACGCCACGAGATTCTGCAACCGAACGACGACCTAACTGTCGTCGGGACTGCCCAGCGAACGGACGACGGGATGGTCGTGGGCGGGGGCGACGGGTCGTTCGTCCTCTCGGATATGTCCGAGGGTGAACTCGTCGCGGAATTCAGGAAGAAGCTGGTACTACTCGGTGCCGCGACGGCTGTCTTCCTGGTTGGGGTCGTCTACTTCCTGGCGTTCGCCTGA
- a CDS encoding dCTP deaminase gives MPDYSDYVTDIVHEPTQTEGTGVDLTVAEVYEVAAPGRIDFGGGELEPAETVPHKSEKRDPDDDYEWWSLGAGQYLIEYNESLTGEATVTVQPRTELLERGATHPTLHVEALPRLPLTVGGAGLKLKENARVSTIVATET, from the coding sequence ATGCCCGACTACAGCGACTACGTCACGGATATCGTCCACGAACCGACCCAGACAGAGGGGACAGGGGTCGACCTCACCGTCGCCGAGGTGTACGAAGTGGCCGCGCCCGGTCGCATCGATTTCGGCGGCGGGGAACTCGAACCGGCAGAGACAGTGCCACACAAAAGCGAGAAGCGTGACCCCGACGACGACTACGAGTGGTGGTCGCTGGGCGCGGGCCAGTATCTTATCGAGTACAACGAGTCACTGACCGGCGAGGCGACCGTGACCGTCCAGCCACGGACCGAACTGCTCGAACGCGGGGCGACCCATCCGACGCTGCACGTCGAGGCGTTACCACGACTCCCGCTGACGGTCGGCGGCGCGGGGCTGAAACTGAAGGAGAACGCTCGCGTGAGTACTATCGTCGCCACAGAGACGTAG
- a CDS encoding GNAT family N-acetyltransferase, protein MTGPDAIVAEPYDYQTYDPEIDRTISFRQAAVADDLGRLHAWLGNDHVKPYWQLDLPLPAFRAELESKLADDHLTPYVGCLDHVPMSYWECYWAAEDDVAAHYDADPSDQGVHLLIGPEEYLGQGYAQSLVQAVVAMQLRHPDTERVIAEPDARNDRVIHVFEQCGFEQRDRFYFDEAEKEATLLVCDRDRFEREVLPDQPARPTQVVAADE, encoded by the coding sequence ATGACAGGACCAGACGCAATTGTCGCCGAACCGTACGACTACCAGACCTACGACCCCGAAATCGACCGGACGATATCGTTCCGCCAGGCCGCCGTCGCCGACGACCTCGGCCGGCTCCACGCCTGGCTCGGCAACGACCACGTCAAACCGTACTGGCAGCTCGACCTGCCGCTGCCGGCGTTCCGGGCCGAACTCGAATCGAAGCTCGCTGACGACCACCTCACCCCCTACGTCGGCTGTCTGGACCACGTCCCGATGAGCTACTGGGAGTGTTACTGGGCGGCCGAGGACGACGTGGCGGCCCACTACGACGCCGACCCCTCGGACCAGGGCGTCCACCTCCTCATCGGCCCCGAGGAGTATCTGGGCCAGGGCTACGCCCAGTCGCTCGTGCAGGCCGTCGTCGCCATGCAGTTGCGCCATCCCGACACCGAGCGGGTCATCGCGGAACCGGACGCTCGCAACGACCGCGTCATCCACGTCTTCGAGCAGTGTGGGTTCGAACAGCGCGACCGGTTCTACTTCGACGAGGCCGAGAAGGAGGCGACGCTGCTGGTCTGTGACCGGGACCGCTTCGAGCGCGAGGTCCTGCCCGACCAGCCGGCCCGCCCGACGCAGGTGGTGGCCGCCGATGAGTGA
- a CDS encoding TenA family protein → MSTDSDAPAAVPATYADYASDRTEPRFTDWLRARSGDAWDDATAHEFAHELHADTLDDVVFRRYLLQDYAFVETLVGVFGYAVGDAPTMAAKSRLVEFLGTVTSEENDYFQRSFEALDVPESRYSDPQLAEPTAAFRDCLLRAAREGGYAETLAVLVPAEWVYLSWATDGELATADGPDRFYLQEWIDLHAVPEFESFVNWLRTELDREGAAASERRQARLAELFCRTVDLEVAFFDAAYEGKHSRETLGDDR, encoded by the coding sequence ATGAGCACCGACAGCGACGCTCCGGCGGCCGTGCCGGCCACCTACGCCGACTACGCTAGCGACCGAACCGAGCCCCGTTTTACCGACTGGCTCCGTGCCCGGTCGGGCGACGCCTGGGACGACGCGACGGCCCACGAGTTCGCCCACGAGCTCCACGCCGACACGCTCGATGACGTCGTCTTCCGGCGGTATCTCCTGCAGGACTACGCCTTCGTGGAGACGCTCGTCGGCGTCTTCGGCTACGCTGTCGGCGACGCACCGACGATGGCTGCCAAATCGCGGCTGGTCGAGTTCCTGGGGACCGTCACGAGTGAGGAAAACGACTACTTCCAGCGTTCCTTCGAGGCACTGGACGTGCCCGAGTCCCGGTACAGCGACCCGCAACTGGCCGAGCCGACGGCGGCGTTTCGCGACTGCCTCCTGCGGGCGGCCCGCGAGGGCGGCTACGCCGAGACGCTGGCCGTGCTGGTCCCCGCCGAGTGGGTGTATCTCTCGTGGGCGACCGACGGGGAGCTCGCCACGGCTGACGGCCCCGACCGCTTCTACCTCCAGGAGTGGATAGACCTGCACGCGGTCCCCGAGTTCGAATCGTTCGTCAACTGGCTCCGGACGGAACTGGACCGCGAGGGGGCCGCCGCCAGCGAGCGCCGCCAGGCTCGCCTGGCCGAACTGTTCTGTCGGACGGTCGACCTCGAGGTCGCCTTCTTCGACGCGGCCTACGAGGGGAAACACTCACGCGAGACCCTGGGGGACGACCGCTGA
- a CDS encoding CheF family chemotaxis protein, translating into MSESVIADFVGQFNSEVASRSDPIKGRVVLSQKRLVLAASEDDKLTIPLDSIFDIAIGQVPPDLGDFFQSTVTVAFERNGKRLVAAVEADDEKIEKFGTVLFKAIINGTDTTVKERARVGGRVTDEGFKRANLFLKPGSVEFRRDDGSFVIELETVSDFERTTREIQGADRPVLVVRHMMDGTAVTTEAALATSRKMSILGRYLRREYSELMEQLRKIELTKGKKEVLVAIYSTGDMEGMPLASILGKDSSEVSMLLQDLEEDGLIQDGADGPTLTPTGQVVASRHLEDVNA; encoded by the coding sequence GTGTCGGAATCCGTCATCGCGGACTTCGTCGGCCAGTTCAACTCCGAGGTGGCCAGCCGTAGCGACCCCATCAAGGGGCGCGTGGTCCTCTCCCAGAAACGGCTGGTGCTGGCCGCCAGCGAGGACGACAAGCTGACGATTCCGCTGGACTCGATTTTCGACATCGCTATCGGCCAGGTGCCCCCGGACCTGGGCGATTTCTTCCAGTCGACGGTGACTGTCGCCTTCGAGCGCAACGGGAAACGGCTCGTCGCCGCCGTCGAGGCAGACGACGAGAAGATAGAGAAGTTCGGCACCGTCCTGTTCAAGGCCATCATCAACGGGACCGATACCACGGTCAAGGAACGGGCCCGCGTCGGTGGCCGCGTCACCGACGAGGGGTTCAAGCGCGCGAACCTCTTTCTCAAGCCCGGCTCCGTCGAGTTCCGCCGCGACGACGGCTCCTTCGTCATCGAGCTGGAGACCGTCTCCGACTTCGAGCGCACCACCCGCGAGATACAGGGCGCCGACCGGCCGGTGCTCGTGGTCCGGCACATGATGGACGGCACCGCCGTCACGACGGAGGCTGCCCTGGCCACGAGCCGGAAGATGTCCATCCTCGGGCGCTATCTCCGCCGGGAGTACTCCGAGCTCATGGAACAGCTCCGGAAAATCGAACTCACCAAGGGGAAAAAGGAGGTGCTCGTGGCCATCTACTCCACCGGCGATATGGAGGGGATGCCACTGGCCTCCATCCTCGGAAAGGACTCCTCAGAGGTGTCCATGCTGTTGCAGGACCTCGAAGAGGACGGCCTCATCCAGGACGGTGCCGACGGCCCGACGCTCACGCCCACGGGCCAGGTCGTCGCGAGCCGGCATCTGGAGGACGTCAATGCGTGA